Below is a window of Desulfobotulus pelophilus DNA.
CGATAAAAAATCGGAACATCAGGATGCCTCCTCAGATATTTTTTCCGTGGCAGATACTTCCATGCCGTCTCTGAGGGAAACGTGCCCCATAATGACAACCCGGTCGCCCCTCTCAAGACCTTTCAGGATAATCTGTTCACCATGGACTACGGTTCCCAGGGTTACATTGCGGGAAACAGTCATATCCTTATGATTGACCAGAAAAACCCTCGGTCCTTGAGGACCTTGAGTGACAGCGTCTTCGGGTATCATGAAGATATCCGTGAAACTCTGCAGCTGCACACGCACACGGATGAACTGGCCCGGTATCAGGCTGTTGTCCGGATTGGGAAACACCGCCCTTGCCGTCACCGTACCCGTTCTGGGATCTATGGTGCTGGCCGTGAAATCCAGTTCCCCTTTCAGGTCATATTCCGTACCGTCGGAAAAGATAAGGGTGGCTTCATACCGGTGGTTTCCGTTCTCCGTCTTTCCCATGGCCCGCCGGGCCGCGCTTTGTATGGCAGCATCGTCTTCCGGAAGGGAGAAACGTACATGCACCGGATCCTGCTGGGTAATGGTGGTGAGCAGAGCGCCCCATTCCAGAAGATTGCCCTCGGAAAGGGTTTCCATACCGGTAACGCCGCAGAGAGGTGCCCGTACTTCCGTGTAGCGAAGATTGCGGCGTGCTTCATCCACAGCGGCCCTTGCCAGATCCAGCCGGGCCTTTGACAGGTCCAGTTCCGTCAAGGCCTGATCCCGTGTGCGTTCGCTCACCGCATCGGCCTCATAAAGGGTGACGGAACGACGCCATTCACGCTGGGCATCGGCATGGCTGGCTTCGGCATTGGCCAGTTCCGCTTCCGCACGGCGCAGGGCAATTTCATAGCGTTCCGGGTCGATTTGAAAAAGAACATCGTTTTCCCGGACAATCTGACCTTCCACATAAAGACGCTTCTGAAGAATTCCTTCGACCCTTGCCCGAACCTGTACCTGACGGGCACCATGGATACGGGCAGGATACTCACTGAAAACCTTTACATCCCTTTCCTGTACCGTCAGAGTGGTAACGGCGGGAGGGGGGGGATGGTATCCGGTCCGGGGTTCCTCTGAGGGCTCCGAAGACTGGTTGCAGGCCGCAAGGGCAAGCAGAAGAACGGTAAAAAGAACAACATGAACCCGCATGGTTTGCAGGCGCTTGAAAATAGGCATGTTTCCCTCCAGAAAAACATAGGTGGTACCGGACTTGAAAAAAGATTTTCATTTCAGATGAAAAGTGGCTCACCATTTTGAAAATCATGATGCTCTTACCAAATAATAAGGGGCAGTATGCAGGTCAGAAAAGGCTTGGCGGAAATCAACCGCTGTTCTTTTTTTCATGGGGCAGATCCTGCCATAAGGAATGGCTGATCCACCCGAAGCGGGAGAAATAATCAGCTATTTGAAGGCCTTCCATGGAGTAGGATGTTACGGGGATATCTCCTTTGCGTTTCAGCAGGATCAGCATATCCGTATTCTGATCCGTACTGGTCCATATGGCAATACCTTCGCCTCCATGGCAGCATGTGTGGCTTATTTCTCTGGCTTTGATGATAGCCTGTTCCCTGGATGCTTCATTAAAGGCGCATATGCGGATAATTTCTATATTCTGCATGTTTCCTCCATATCAGCATCTTCAAAACCCTGATAGAAGCAAAATGGTGCATCGGGTTTTGGAAGCAGGGCTTTGAAGCATTACCAAAAGACCACAGCATATAAAGCATATAGTATGCCAAAAATAAATAACCTGAAAAAAGGGCGTTTTTATAAAACAGGTATAGAACTATCCGCCATATATGGTATTTTAACTGTCATATTTGGTTTTTTATGGGTTGCTGTTTCATATTTGACAGGCGGTAAAGGGAAAGGATGCCCTTGGTTGTGAATAAAAATGTGTTTTTTCGGGAAGCAACCTTACGAATCTGCGGCAGGCTGGATTTGCAGAGGGCCATGGAGAATACCCTTGCTTATATTCAGAAGATTATTCCTGCGGATGCTCTTCACATCGGGCTTTTTGACCCGGCCACCTCCATGGGCCGTACCATTGTGCGTATCTGCCCGGATCACTGGCCGAAGGTAGCGGCAAACGTTCCCATACCCGAAGCGGCCGTTCCCAGAGTTACGGAAGAATGGAGGTCGGATTTTTCCTTTGGCATTCTCAATGATGCCAGAGAAGAAGAACCCTGTATACAGGAACTGATAGGCCTTTTCTGGCCCGAGGACGTTTCTGTTCTTCGTACCAGTCTGATTATGGAGTCCCGGATGATCGGTATGCTGCTGCTGGCTGCCGCAGGTTGTAACCGTTATGACGAAAGCCATGCGGAGCTGATGGGTATGCTCAATGAACCCTTTTCCATTGCCCTCACCAATGCCCTGCAGTATGAGGAAATTGTTCGTCTGAAGGAGATGCTGGAAGAGGATAATCGATATCTCCATAAGGAGTTGAGACATATTTCCGGAGACAGGATCATCGGTTCCGACTTCGGTCTCAGAGAAGTGATGCAGATGGTGCGTCAGGTGGCTCCTCTGGAAAGTCCGGTCCTTCTTTTGGGAGAAACGGGTACGGGTAAGGAACTTCTGGCCAATGCCCTGCATGCGGCTTCCCCCCGGCACAGTGGTCCTTTTGTGAAAGTGAACTGCGGAGGACTTCCCGAAGGCTTGATCGACAGTGAGCTTTTCGGCCATGAAAAAGGGGCCTTTACCGGTGCTGTTGCCTTGAAAAAAGGACGTTTTGAAAGGGCGGATGGCGGTACCCTTTTTCTGGATGAAGTGGCCGAGCTTCCTCTGGGTGCTCAGGTGCGCTTGCTCAGGGTCTTGCAGAGCAGGGAAATTGAACGGGTGGGCGGTACGGAAACCATTCCTGTCAATGTACGCATCATCAGTGCCACCCACAGAAATCTGGAGCAGATGGTCAAAGAGGGAGGTTTCCGGGAAGATCTCTGGTTCCGGCTCAACGTTTTTCCCATCATGATTCCGCCTCTGCGGCAGAGAAATCAGGATATTCCCGCCCTTCTGGAGTATCTGGTGGCAAGAAAATGCAAGGAGATGAAAATAACAAGAAAGGTACATATTCCTGAGGGAACCATGGAATTTCTGCGTCAGCACAGCTGGCCGGGTAATATCCGTGAGCTGCAGAACCTTGTGGAGAGAGGATTGATTCAGAGTCAGGCCAGAGCTTCCGGTACAGCGGTGCTTGTGCTGGATATGCCCCGGATTCCTTCCCTGAGGCCTGTAATGAAAAACCCAGACAGCAGCGATGAGCCCATTCTTTCTTTTGATGATGCCGCAGGCAGGCACATTCGCAGGGCACTGGAAAAAACCCATGGAAAAATCATGGGCGAAGACGGAGCTGCAGCCCTCCTGGGTCTC
It encodes the following:
- a CDS encoding efflux RND transporter periplasmic adaptor subunit is translated as MPIFKRLQTMRVHVVLFTVLLLALAACNQSSEPSEEPRTGYHPPPPAVTTLTVQERDVKVFSEYPARIHGARQVQVRARVEGILQKRLYVEGQIVRENDVLFQIDPERYEIALRRAEAELANAEASHADAQREWRRSVTLYEADAVSERTRDQALTELDLSKARLDLARAAVDEARRNLRYTEVRAPLCGVTGMETLSEGNLLEWGALLTTITQQDPVHVRFSLPEDDAAIQSAARRAMGKTENGNHRYEATLIFSDGTEYDLKGELDFTASTIDPRTGTVTARAVFPNPDNSLIPGQFIRVRVQLQSFTDIFMIPEDAVTQGPQGPRVFLVNHKDMTVSRNVTLGTVVHGEQIILKGLERGDRVVIMGHVSLRDGMEVSATEKISEEAS
- a CDS encoding sigma 54-interacting transcriptional regulator, yielding MNKNVFFREATLRICGRLDLQRAMENTLAYIQKIIPADALHIGLFDPATSMGRTIVRICPDHWPKVAANVPIPEAAVPRVTEEWRSDFSFGILNDAREEEPCIQELIGLFWPEDVSVLRTSLIMESRMIGMLLLAAAGCNRYDESHAELMGMLNEPFSIALTNALQYEEIVRLKEMLEEDNRYLHKELRHISGDRIIGSDFGLREVMQMVRQVAPLESPVLLLGETGTGKELLANALHAASPRHSGPFVKVNCGGLPEGLIDSELFGHEKGAFTGAVALKKGRFERADGGTLFLDEVAELPLGAQVRLLRVLQSREIERVGGTETIPVNVRIISATHRNLEQMVKEGGFREDLWFRLNVFPIMIPPLRQRNQDIPALLEYLVARKCKEMKITRKVHIPEGTMEFLRQHSWPGNIRELQNLVERGLIQSQARASGTAVLVLDMPRIPSLRPVMKNPDSSDEPILSFDDAAGRHIRRALEKTHGKIMGEDGAAALLGLHPSTLRGKMRKLGISKKEKS